aatcttaaaatttgaattaaaaaaaaaaacccatcttaCTTACCAAGTAACCACTTTATCTACCAAGTCAATCATGCTCTCTGTCCTAGGATTGAGAAATAGCAGGGAGGAAGAAGCTTACAAATTTCCATGACTTCTCTTTTACTGTACTGCTTGACGACTGTATTTTGTTTGTGTAAGGTCTAATGTTGTAGTAATGTTAACTCTTCTAAACTAAAACTCATCACCTACCACTGATAACTCCTtcccttcttcctcttcttttttctctctccccccTTCTCTTAAAAAGATCTCAAATTTCCATGTCCATCATCCCCTACTCTTTACCACAAGCAACAATAGAgcccctttcttcttcttgtcattTGTGGCTTTGGGGCACACAGAAAGCTCCACCCCAGCTTAGATTCACGCTCacattttcatttcttgaaaGGAAATCTACGCTTTTTTGCTATTTAACTTTACCCTTTCACAATTGGATTCATTTGGGTGTCTTCCAGGTGTGTTGCTTTTGACAttggtttttgggttttgtttagTCTTTTGAGATCTGGGGTATTGAGGAGTTGGTATGGCGAGGGCGTTTCAAAGATCTATGCTTTAAAGGTTTCTTTTGTGAAGTTCATTATAGAGAGGTAGAAAGATTCAagctttttctttgcttttcacttcttttccttttctgccTCTTAATCCATGCTCATTTTGTCAGCAAAGATTGTATTCTAAATGAaatgtttctcttattttttttgggagAGTCCTATTCTGCTGTGTTATCTAATCTGTTCATTTGCTCATTGAAATGCCTGTTTTAATGTCATTGTTTTATCTGTATGGTTTGTGGAGTCCTGAATTtggttagctttttttttttttttttaggaaaaggaTTTTGTAATGTGTAGAGAAGTAGTTACGCGATTCTTCCCGTGAGATTCTGCATTGATGGGATTGCTTctaatgtatatatatgtgtttCATGTTAATTATGCAGGGTTTGGGCATCTGAAAAGGCAAGATGGCCAATGATCTAAACGCTGAACTATCCAAGAAAACTGCCATTTTGGGTCTCAAGGTCTGGGAAGTGATTGGAATTTGTGTTGCATTATTTATCATAATCATCCTCTCTGTACTGTCCTTCTGTTTAACTTTACGGAAGAAATCtaaaagagatagaaaccgTCTTCCCCTTAGCCAAATCCCAACTATTTCCAAGGAAATTAAGGAAGTTCGAGTGGAACAGGTATCAACAAATGAATTTGTACCTCGTGATGGGATTCTTCTCACAATTCATGACAAGTCCAGTGACAAAGAATCGGATAAGGTCTTGGTTCATCTAGGCATGGGGAAGGGGAAGAATGGAGGCAATATGAGTAAGTCAGATTCTTTTCATCATTTAGAGAAAGATTGTGGATCACAGTCAGGTGAAGAAGGGAGTTCCGGAACAGTAACTGTATATAAACCTTCTTCTTCATACCCTATTACTGCTCCTTCTCCGTTGATTGGTCTGCCTGAGTTCTCTCATTTGGGTTGGGGTCACTGGTTCACCTTGAGGGATCTTGAGCTTGCAACAAATCGGTTTTCGAAGGAGAATATCCTTGGTGAGGGTGGATATGGAGTGGTTTATCAGGGACATTTGATCAATGGCACTCCAGTGGCAGTAAAAAAGATCCTGAACAACTTGTGAGTTTGAAATTAGCTTTATGATTCTTGTAAAATTTCTTACAATTGATCTTTTCGTATCACTTTAAGTTTTCTTCAATCACAACCTCTTAACTCTTCTTTAGGGGCCAAGCGGAAAAGGAGTTTAGGGTGGAAGTTGAAGCCATTGGTCATGTTCGACACAAGAATTTGGTTCGTCTTCTGGGATATTGCATAGAAGGGACACACAGgtacaccatttttttttaccacagATGATGCTATATAGTTTAGAGTTGAGGTCATTTGCTCACACGATTCACTTTGGGCTTTATGCCTTAGGCATCAACTCATTATCAATAGAAAGGTTCTGTTTTGTGGCTTAAGAATCTGATTGCTAGCTTACCTGCCTGTTATGCAGAACTGCTCAAGTTCTTATCATTATGATCTAATACATAAAAACATTGCAGGATGTTGGTTTATGAGTATGTCAACAACGGAAACTTGGAACAGTGGCTTCATGGAGCTATGCGTCAGCATGGATATCTTACTTGGGAGGCCCGCATGAAGGTTCTACTTGGCACGGCTAAGGCGTAAGTCAATTCTGTTTAGTCCCTCGTTGGCCTTCAGGTTCCCAAATGACTTGGTATGTTTCTTGCAGTCTTGCCTATTTGCATGAGGCCATTGAGCCAAAAGTGGTGCATCGAGACATCAAGTCGAGTAATATATTAATTGATGATGACTTCAACGCTAAGGTTTCTGATTTTGGCTTGGCCAAGTTGCTTGGTGCTGGCAAAAGCCATGTAACGACTCGAGTTATGGGAACCTTCGGGCAAGTACTTTCTGCAAGTGTATTCTTACTGGTTCTTTCCTTGTTACTCTTGTTCTTTGATGGAAGAGGATCATCACTTTTAAAATCAACCCCATTCTTCTTgccttgacaaaataaaatcttacaGATATGTGGCTCCTGAATATGCAAATAGTGGACTCTTGAATGAAAAGAGTGATGTTTATAGCTTTGGGGTTGTGCTGTTAGAATCAATCACCGGAAGAGATCCTGTAGACTATGGCCGCCCTACTCATGAGGTATGGCTATTTTACTTTTGCATTCTCtaccaagtttttttaatctgtCTTGAGTCCCTGGCTATATCATCAATAAACCAATGCAATTCAAATTTACTATAATGGTTACTAAATGCCACTCAATTTTAGGGTTCTAGTCTAGCCTAAATTAACTTCACACTTATcaattgcttttgttttttcatgagtTATGGTTGGTGAGGTTAAGTGACAGAATTGACTGTTTAGATAAATGGTCTAATAACTGGTTCTGTGCTCAATAGCTAGGCTAAGTGACAGAGACTGAGGCCTAGGAATAAGTGCTTCTACTCCTGTCTTCTACATTGCTATTTTACTCCAAAGAGTGTTTAACCTAACATAACCAAGCCAAACTCACATCGGTGATTACCCTGTGAATTAACCAAAATCGTTAGACATGCATTATAAGGGCTAACCGTGTTGTTCTTGAATTACTGCATTCTCTACAATACAATCATTCGACAAACTTGACATCCCATTTAGAGAATTGGATGAATTGAAATGAagttcatttgtttatttatgtgctGTAGTAAAGCATGATAAGAAATGAATTAAACTATAAGCCAGTGAACATTGAGTACTAGTTATCTATTTCTGTCGCTTTTGTATCTACTATCCCTTAGCCCTAAAGAAAAGTTAAAGAGAAAACATGATAAGATTTTTTAACCAGATCTTTACTCATGCTAGTCAGGATGATTAGATGCCATTTCTATTTCCATATAGGTTAGCGAAGACCAGTGGGAGAGATAGGGAATTAttggtttttgttattattattattga
This window of the Populus trichocarpa isolate Nisqually-1 chromosome 13, P.trichocarpa_v4.1, whole genome shotgun sequence genome carries:
- the LOC7465217 gene encoding probable receptor-like protein kinase At5g18500 — protein: MANDLNAELSKKTAILGLKVWEVIGICVALFIIIILSVLSFCLTLRKKSKRDRNRLPLSQIPTISKEIKEVRVEQVSTNEFVPRDGILLTIHDKSSDKESDKVLVHLGMGKGKNGGNMSKSDSFHHLEKDCGSQSGEEGSSGTVTVYKPSSSYPITAPSPLIGLPEFSHLGWGHWFTLRDLELATNRFSKENILGEGGYGVVYQGHLINGTPVAVKKILNNLGQAEKEFRVEVEAIGHVRHKNLVRLLGYCIEGTHRMLVYEYVNNGNLEQWLHGAMRQHGYLTWEARMKVLLGTAKALAYLHEAIEPKVVHRDIKSSNILIDDDFNAKVSDFGLAKLLGAGKSHVTTRVMGTFGYVAPEYANSGLLNEKSDVYSFGVVLLESITGRDPVDYGRPTHEVNLVDWLKMMVGNRRSEEVADPNIEARPSTRALKRALLTALRCVDPDSEKRPKMGQVVRMLESEEYPFPREDRRHRRTRGGSMEIESQRENSDTDRSDYPGSRSESLRI